Proteins from one Candidatus Hydrogenedens sp. genomic window:
- the ispD gene encoding 2-C-methyl-D-erythritol 4-phosphate cytidylyltransferase, with the protein MNTQLIIPAGGFGSRLGKGIPKALVPIAGKPILYWTLKRLLKLEWIAPPIVIAPPVCIDTFHKEVIQKFNLPPCIFVEGGHERQFSVYNGLQHVNEKTEIVVIHDCARPFVPLQCVYDSIEKAKTIGSATVAIPSINTILEVDEHLFLKNTPNRKYIYECQTPQTFRKEIIISAHELAKQKGLIFTDDATLVQQMGNNVAIVIGDPINIKITLPFDIGLSEYLLRTIQNDES; encoded by the coding sequence ATGAATACTCAATTAATCATACCCGCAGGCGGTTTCGGAAGCCGATTAGGAAAAGGTATTCCGAAAGCCCTCGTTCCTATTGCTGGCAAACCTATTCTCTACTGGACATTAAAACGATTACTCAAATTAGAGTGGATAGCACCTCCCATTGTAATTGCACCTCCTGTATGTATTGATACTTTTCATAAAGAAGTTATCCAGAAATTCAATCTTCCGCCCTGTATATTTGTTGAAGGGGGACATGAACGACAATTTTCAGTTTATAACGGATTACAACATGTAAATGAAAAAACAGAGATTGTTGTAATACATGATTGTGCCCGCCCCTTTGTTCCACTTCAATGTGTTTATGATTCTATTGAAAAAGCAAAAACAATAGGTTCTGCCACAGTTGCCATACCCTCTATCAATACCATATTAGAGGTAGATGAACATCTCTTTCTGAAAAACACACCTAATCGAAAATACATCTATGAATGTCAAACCCCACAAACATTTCGTAAAGAAATTATAATTTCTGCCCACGAATTAGCCAAACAAAAAGGACTAATATTTACAGATGATGCTACATTAGTCCAACAAATGGGAAATAATGTTGCTATCGTTATTGGTGACCCGATTAATATAAAAATAACACTACCTTTTGACATTGGTTTAAGCGAATATTTATTGAGAACAATTCAAAATGACGAATCATAA